A stretch of DNA from Candidatus Zixiibacteriota bacterium:
TTCATATTTTATTGAAATACAAGATATTGTGTTTTTTTTCGATAAAATAAAAATTTTTCCTTGACATCATATCTACTTTACGATAGAATGGATTTGCAAAGATAAGAAAAATTTTGGTGACATCTCACCAATTTTTTATCCATAAATTTTGTCCAATTGAATCAGATTTATATACAGGGAAAACTGTCCAATAAAAAGGTTTAGAATATGAAAGTTGAGTTAATGGCTATAACTCCGCAGGCCGAAGATGTGATTGAAAAAGCCTGCCGCACCTGTTATCTTTCTTTTCACCGCTATAATCCTCCGTCATCCACTGAGGAGCTGATTAAAAAAGTCATCCAGAAAGGGCATCATTCGGTCTTAGAACATGCTTATGCCACCTTCAGGATCAAAGGCGGCTCAAGGGTTTTCACGCACGAGATGGTAAGGCACAGGCTTATGTCCCCTTCCCAGGAAAGCCAGAGGTATGTGGAGTACGGTAAAACCAAAGAATTTGAATTCGTAATCCCTCCCACTGTGGAGAAGACCCCTTTCAAGGATAAATTTAGAAAAACGGCTTTAGAACTAAAAGATTTTTATGAGGAGATGGTGAAAGCAGGGGTGCCAAAAGAAGATGCCAGATATATTCTACCGAATGCCACTGTCTCCGAGATAGTAGTATCTGCCAATTTCAGGGAGCTCAGGCACATTTTCGAGGTAAGATGTGTGGAAAGAGCCCACTGGGAGATCAGGCAGATCTGTTTGGAGATGCTTAAGATAATGAAAAAAGAAGCCCCCATAGCCTTCTGGGACTTTGTAATAGATGAGAAAAATAAAATAGCGCAGCGTGAGGAGGGAATAGATGCAAGGGATAACTGACCTTACTCCTAACTCTCTTAAAGTTTTGGAGAGAAGGTATCTTAAAAAGGACGACCGGGGTAAGATAGTCGAGACTCCGGAGGAGCTTTTCTGGAGAGTGGCTCTGGCAATTGCCCAGGTGGAGAAAATCTACGGAGCCAGTGATAGAGAAATAGAAAGATTAGCTCAGGAGTTCTATGCGCTGATGAGCAGACTGGATTTTCTGCCCAACTCACCCACCTTGATGAACGCAGGCCGACCCCTGGGGCAGCTTTCTGCCTGCTTTGTAATACCGATTGAGGATACAATGGAATCGATCTTCGATGCGGTGAAAAACACTGCGCTGATCCATAAAAGTGGAGGGGGTACCGGTTTTTCTTTTTCCAGGCTACGCCCCAAAAACTCGGTTGTGGCATCCACCTCTGGAGTAGCTTCCGGCCCGATCTCCTTTATGAAGGTGATAAATGCGGCAACTGAGGCGGTTAAACAGGGAGGCACCCGCAGAGGCGCCAATATGGGGATTTTAAGGGTAGACCATCCGGACATCTTAGAGTTCATCTCCTGTAAAGACGACCTTAGAGAGCTGACTAACTTCAATATCTCCGTGGCAGTTACCGAAGAATTCATGAAAAAAGTGGAAGAGGATGATTACTATGAACTGATAAACCCCCGTACAGAGAAACCATATTTGAAGGATGGGCAAGCGGTAAAATACAAAGCTAAAGAGGTTTTTGACCGGATAGTAGACCATGCCTGGAAAAGCGGGGAGCCGGGAGTTATTTTCTTAGACCGGGTTAACCAGTCTAACCCCACTCCCAAGGTCGGCACGATAGAATCAACTAACCCTTGCGGAGAACAGCCTCTTTTACCTTACGAAAGCTGTAACTTAGGCTCAATCAACCTCTCCAAAATGGTGAAGGCTGAGGAGGGTAAGAATTCGATTGATTGGGATAAGTTAGAAAAAACCATAAGGGTTTCAGTTCACTTTCTGGACAACGTAATCGATGCCAATAAATACCCTCTTTCCCAGATCGAGGAAATGACCCGGGCTAACCGGAAGATCGGGTTAGGAGTTATGGGCTGGGCCGACCTGCTCCTTTTACTTGAGATACCTTATGACTCAGATGAGGCTTTGGAATTAGGTGCCGGGGTTATGGATTTTATCCAGAAGGAATCACACCAGTATTCCTCAGAATTAGCTGAAAAAAGGGGGAATTTCCCCAATTGGGAGAAAAGTATTTTCTACGACAAGAAAATACCGATGCGAAATTCCACTGTCACTACTATAGCCCCAGCTGGCACCATTAGTATTATCGCCGGATGCTCCTCTGGTATTGAACCTTTATATGCGATATCCTATATCCGGACAGTTATGGACCAGACCAGGCTGATTGAGGTCAATCCCATTTTCGAGAAAAAGGCAAAGGAGTTGGGATTTTACACTCAGGAGCTGATGGAAAAAATCGCTGAAAAGGGTTCAATTCAGGACTTCTCAGAGATTCCTGAGGATTTGAAGGTAATCTATAAAACCGCTTATGATGTTTCTCCTGACTGGCACGTTAAGATGCAGGCAGAATTTCAGAAATTCACAGATAATGCGGTTTCCAAGACCATAAATTTGCCTAATAAGGCCAGCCTGGAAGATGTGAGGCAAGCCTATCTTTTATCCTATAGATCAGGGTGTAAGGGGATAACCATCTACCGGGATGGGAGCAGAAAAGAGCAGGTCCTGGCTACCAGGATGAAAGCCGAAGGTGAGGTAGTAGTCAAGGACCGTCCAGAGACACTAACCGGGATAACTGAGAAGATAAAGACCGGTTACGGGAACCTCTATATCACTATTAATAGCGTTAATGGTAAACCGTTCGAGGTTTTTGCCCAGATAGGAAAGTCTGGCTATTCCACTATTGCAGATACTGAGGCTATCTGCAGGCTCATCTCCTTAGCCTTGCGCAGTGATGTGGCAGTGGATAAGATCATCGAGCAACTGATAGGAATCGGAGGTTCTTCACCGGTTTTCGGAAATGGCGAGCTGATAATGTCGATCCCGGATGCGATTGCCAAAGTTTTGAAAAAACATTTTGGAAATGGTAAACGTGAGCCTATCAAGGACATAAACTTAGAATATTGCCCGGATTGCGGAGCCAAATTGGAATATAAGGAAGGATGCATTCTCTGCCGGGAATGCGGTTTTTCGAAATGTTAAGTCTTCTTAGGAATTAGAACGAGTAGGGGCGGAGTTTATCTCCGCCCTGAGAAGGGTGGAGGTCCCGCAAAACGGGATTTCACAATGCTCAACAATCTCCGCCCCTACGTAGATAGAATATAAACTTCAAATGGGATTTATTATACCAGCAGGAAGAACCTCTTCAGTAACCTGGGAAGGGAAAATTTTTCAGGTTCAGACCGAATTTGTTACCCGTCCCAATCCCAAGGTAGTCTCTTCTGTTATCCTGGACGGAAAACTGATTCATAAGGTAGAAAAACCTTGGAAAGGTGAAATCAAACCTGAAGAGCAAAAGGAGATAGAACAATTTCTGAAAAAAGAGCATGAGAAAGTAGCCCGGGCTTTAAAGAAAAATCCTTATGATTTCTTATCCGGAGGAAAAGAGGATTTTCAAAGCCAGGTTCAGAGGCTATCCGAGTTAAAAGAGATAGATAATCCTTTTATTTTGATGTATGACGGTTCGCTCCTTTTTCCGGATAAAAAGGACGAGGTTTTCCTGGACAAGTTCTCCAAAACGATAGCCCAGGCCCTAAGGCTTGCCTCAGCTCTAACTGATTCCTCCAAACTGGGCGAGGTCAGAGCCGGGATTTTAGAGTGCCCTCCAGACAGAGTCGTCTGGGTTTATTATAATGACAGGGTTTGGGCAGCTTTTCTGAAAAAATGGTCTCCCATAGATGAGACTATACAAAAAATGGGTAATCTGGTGGTGGAAACCTATGAATGAGATCCTACAGGAGATAAAATCAGTTCAGGGCGTAACCGGCGTTCTGGTATTAAATAAGAATGAGGGGGTTACTTATCAAGTCACCCCGGTCTCTTTTCCCAAAGACGGGTTGAAGGATATCGGAACGCGCCTTTCACGTCTGGCTAAGGCAAGCTCCACCGGAACGAGCTTAGAGCTCAGGTTTGAAAACGGCATGGCTTTCTTCTATAATTTAGACAAAGGAGCAGTTTTGATCTTCGGCCGTCCGGGCATGAACCTTTCAGTCTTAAACTTAGTCCTGAAATCTGCCTTTTTGTCCATTGAAAGGAAACTGTCAAAAAAGGGGGAGAAACCCTCATTCAGACAGGAGGAGAAAAGCTCTTTTT
This window harbors:
- the thyX gene encoding FAD-dependent thymidylate synthase, yielding MKVELMAITPQAEDVIEKACRTCYLSFHRYNPPSSTEELIKKVIQKGHHSVLEHAYATFRIKGGSRVFTHEMVRHRLMSPSQESQRYVEYGKTKEFEFVIPPTVEKTPFKDKFRKTALELKDFYEEMVKAGVPKEDARYILPNATVSEIVVSANFRELRHIFEVRCVERAHWEIRQICLEMLKIMKKEAPIAFWDFVIDEKNKIAQREEGIDARDN
- a CDS encoding vitamin B12-dependent ribonucleotide reductase produces the protein MQGITDLTPNSLKVLERRYLKKDDRGKIVETPEELFWRVALAIAQVEKIYGASDREIERLAQEFYALMSRLDFLPNSPTLMNAGRPLGQLSACFVIPIEDTMESIFDAVKNTALIHKSGGGTGFSFSRLRPKNSVVASTSGVASGPISFMKVINAATEAVKQGGTRRGANMGILRVDHPDILEFISCKDDLRELTNFNISVAVTEEFMKKVEEDDYYELINPRTEKPYLKDGQAVKYKAKEVFDRIVDHAWKSGEPGVIFLDRVNQSNPTPKVGTIESTNPCGEQPLLPYESCNLGSINLSKMVKAEEGKNSIDWDKLEKTIRVSVHFLDNVIDANKYPLSQIEEMTRANRKIGLGVMGWADLLLLLEIPYDSDEALELGAGVMDFIQKESHQYSSELAEKRGNFPNWEKSIFYDKKIPMRNSTVTTIAPAGTISIIAGCSSGIEPLYAISYIRTVMDQTRLIEVNPIFEKKAKELGFYTQELMEKIAEKGSIQDFSEIPEDLKVIYKTAYDVSPDWHVKMQAEFQKFTDNAVSKTINLPNKASLEDVRQAYLLSYRSGCKGITIYRDGSRKEQVLATRMKAEGEVVVKDRPETLTGITEKIKTGYGNLYITINSVNGKPFEVFAQIGKSGYSTIADTEAICRLISLALRSDVAVDKIIEQLIGIGGSSPVFGNGELIMSIPDAIAKVLKKHFGNGKREPIKDINLEYCPDCGAKLEYKEGCILCRECGFSKC